AGCCTCACGCGCGCCAAGCGCGATGTGTACATCATGCCCGCGCTGCCGTTGCTGGCCCTGTGTGCGGGGCCGTGGCTGGCGGACATCCTCGCGCGTCGCTGGCCGCAGCGGGTGGCGCTGGGTTTCGTCTTCCTGCTTGCGCTGCCGCTGCTGGTATTCGGCGTGCAGGGCCTGGTCCATCCGTCGGGCTGGATGCTGCGGTTCGCGGAAGGGCGACAGCTGGGTTCGCAGGCCAACTCACTGTGGCTGGCCTTCCTGGTGATGGGTGTGTGGATGCTCGCGTGCGCTGCGTGGTTTCGCCTGCGGCGTGCGGGTATCGCCGTGCTCGGTGCCATGGCTGGCGTCTGGCTGGTCTGGGGTTTGTGGGTGGCGCCGCTCCTGGCGCGCGCAAGTTCGCAGGCGCCGCTGGTGCATCGCGTGGAACAGACCATCGGGCCCACCGGCCAACTGGCGCTGGTGGGCTGGAAGGAAGAACTGTTGCTGGCGTTTGGCCGCAAGCGGGCGAGCGACTTCGGCTTTGTCACGCCATGGCATCAGCAGTTGGCCGATGCCATCCGTTGGCAGGAACAGTCGCCCGGTGATCGCTGGGTGCTGATCCTGGCCGACATCATGGCGCCTTGCATCAACAAGGACGCCACGCTGGACATGGGTGTCACCAGTGGTCGCGACTGGCGACTGTATCGCCTCGATGCAGTGGCGCCGGCGTGCCGCGGTGGCGTGGTGCCGGCGGGCGATGTCGACGACTGGGGCGGCATCGACCGGCGTCGCTGATTTCGCCCGCTGTGCGTTCTTCTTCGGTAATCCTCCGCTTCATTCGAGTTTCCTGCGTGACGACACCTGCCACTGCCACTGTTCAGCCGTCCACTCCGTTTCGTCGCCTGCGTGACATGGTGGTGGCGACGCCATGGCTGTGGTGCTGGCTGGTGGCCGCGCTCGTCGCCATCTTCCAGCACGGTCCGATGCCGATGTATTCCACGCGCACGTTGTCGGTGGCGTGGGAGATGTGGCTGCGCCACAGCGTCTTCGTGCCGTATCTCAATGGGCTGCCGTACAGCGACAAGCCGCCGCTGCTGCTATGGCTGATCCATCTGGGCTGGGCCGTGGGCGGCGTGGGCGACGTGTGGCCGCGCCTGCTGGAAGTGTTGCTGGGCGCGGTACAACTGGTGCTGGTGCATCGCCTGGCGCAGCGCTTGTTTCCGCAGCGTCCTGAAGTTGCGCGCTTCGCGCCGTGGATACTCGCCGCCTACAGCTTCGGCTTCCTGTTCGGCCTGCAGGTGATGTACGAGGTGCTGCTGGCCGACTGCGTGCTGGCGGCACTGCTCTGCCTGGTGCCCACGGCGCAGCGCGAGTCGCCGCGCTTGGGCTGGTTTGCCCTGGCGGTGGGGCTGGGCCTGCTCACCAAGGGCCCGGTGATGCTGTTGCACGTGGCATTCCCCTGGTTGCTGGGGCCATGGTGGAACCGCTGGGCGAAGCAGGAGCGTCGTCGCTGGTACGTCGGCGGTGCGGTTGCACTGGTCGTTGGCGTGCTGATGCTGCTGGCGTGGGTGCTGCTGGCCACCACCACCGGTGGCGAAACCTACCGGCAGAAACTGGTGGTGCACCAGACGGCGGGTCGCGTGGTGGATGCATTCGCGCACGCCGAACCGTTCTGGTGGTATCTGCCGTTGTTGCCGGTGCTGCTGCTGCCTTTCTCGCTGTGGCCGCGTGTGTGGGCCGCCTTGTTCTCGCTGCGACGGCCGCTGGAATCGGGCCTGTGTTTCCTGGCCGGCTGGCTGGTGCCGGTGTTCATGGGCTTCTCCGCCGTCAGCGGCAAGCAGCCGTATTACATGCTGCCGGAATTCGGCGGCTACGCCCTGCTCATGGCGGCGGCGCTGTCGCTGATGCAGGAGCGGCGCGCCGGTGCTTCACGCTGGCTCGGTCCGTGGCCGCTGGCGCTGGCCTGTGCGGCCGCAGGCGTGGTGCTGCTGTCGATGAACCGGCTGTTGCAGGCCGGGCATGTGCGCGATCACGTCTACGCATCGCTGGTGCCTTACAGCGTGCCTTTTGGCGTGGTCTTCCTGCTGCTGGCGGTGCCGCTGGTGCTGTTGCGCAGGGGCGAGGTGCAGCGCGTCGCCATCGTCAGCCTGATCGCGCTGGTCACGGCGCATGGCCTGTTCACGCTCACGCTGTGGCCCGCCTACGACTTCACGCCGGTGGCGCACATGCTGGCAAAGGCCGAAGCCGGCGGGCAGCCCATTGCCAACATCGAGTCCAACGATGGCCAGTACACCTTCCTGGGGCGCCTCACCGAGCCGGTGACGCAACTGCACAGCGCGGCCGATGTCCGGCGCTGGGCGGCTGAGCATCCGGATGGGCTGGTGATCACCTATCCGCGTCGCCTCAGCGAGGCCGATCGCGCGCATGCCGTGTATATCCAGCCGTTCCGCGGCATCTGGCTGGCGGTGTGGCCGGTGCATGCGTTCGTGGATGCCCAGGCGAGCGGGCAGCTGGACGACTGAGTGCTGTCAGGCCGCGTGCTGTCGCGCACTGCGCGGCGGCATGCCGGTCCAGCGCTTGAAGGCACGGCGGAATTCGCGTGGATCGCTGAAACCGATCTCCAGCCCGATCTCCGCCACGCTGAGCGTGCCGCCGTGCAGCAGTTCCAGTGCGCGCTCGGCACGCACGCGGTCGTGGATCTCACGGAACACGCGGCCGCCTTCGGCGAGCCGGCGGCGCAGCGAGCGCTCGCTCATGTTGAGCATGCGGGCCACGTCGGGCAGTCGCGGCTGGTGACGCAGGTGGCTGCGCAGCAGGCGTTCCACCGATGCGACGATCTCCTGTCGCG
The nucleotide sequence above comes from Dyella telluris. Encoded proteins:
- a CDS encoding ArnT family glycosyltransferase; protein product: MTTPATATVQPSTPFRRLRDMVVATPWLWCWLVAALVAIFQHGPMPMYSTRTLSVAWEMWLRHSVFVPYLNGLPYSDKPPLLLWLIHLGWAVGGVGDVWPRLLEVLLGAVQLVLVHRLAQRLFPQRPEVARFAPWILAAYSFGFLFGLQVMYEVLLADCVLAALLCLVPTAQRESPRLGWFALAVGLGLLTKGPVMLLHVAFPWLLGPWWNRWAKQERRRWYVGGAVALVVGVLMLLAWVLLATTTGGETYRQKLVVHQTAGRVVDAFAHAEPFWWYLPLLPVLLLPFSLWPRVWAALFSLRRPLESGLCFLAGWLVPVFMGFSAVSGKQPYYMLPEFGGYALLMAAALSLMQERRAGASRWLGPWPLALACAAAGVVLLSMNRLLQAGHVRDHVYASLVPYSVPFGVVFLLLAVPLVLLRRGEVQRVAIVSLIALVTAHGLFTLTLWPAYDFTPVAHMLAKAEAGGQPIANIESNDGQYTFLGRLTEPVTQLHSAADVRRWAAEHPDGLVITYPRRLSEADRAHAVYIQPFRGIWLAVWPVHAFVDAQASGQLDD